A region of Burkholderiales bacterium JOSHI_001 DNA encodes the following proteins:
- a CDS encoding 2-nitropropane dioxygenase-like enzyme (PFAM: 2-nitropropane dioxygenase), whose amino-acid sequence MPLPPVLAKLPLPIIGSPLFIISNPKLVIAQCCAGVVGSMPALNARPAEQLDEWLAEITEGLAAWNKAHPDKPAAPYAINQIVHKTNDRLEHDMQVCAKYKVPIVITSLGARTDINEAVHGWGGVVLHDIINNAFAKKAIEKGADGLVAVAAGAGGHAGVKSPFALVQEIRQWFDGPVALSGSIATGGAVLAAQAMGADFAYIGSAFIATDEARASDAYKQCIVDSNSDDIVYSNLFTGVHGNYLKPSIRNAGMDPENLPESDPSKMSFGGDAKKAWKDIWGCGQGIGVVDKVQPAADFVARLAREYREAKARLCGA is encoded by the coding sequence ATGCCCTTGCCCCCCGTTCTGGCGAAGCTGCCGCTGCCCATCATCGGCTCGCCGCTGTTCATCATCAGCAACCCCAAGCTGGTCATCGCACAATGCTGTGCCGGCGTGGTGGGCTCCATGCCCGCGCTGAACGCCCGCCCGGCTGAACAACTGGACGAATGGCTGGCCGAGATCACCGAAGGCCTGGCGGCCTGGAACAAGGCCCACCCGGACAAGCCCGCCGCGCCCTACGCCATCAACCAGATCGTGCACAAGACGAATGACCGCCTGGAGCACGACATGCAGGTGTGCGCCAAGTACAAGGTGCCCATCGTCATCACCAGCCTGGGCGCGCGCACCGACATCAACGAGGCCGTGCATGGCTGGGGCGGCGTGGTGCTGCACGACATCATCAACAACGCCTTCGCGAAGAAGGCCATCGAGAAGGGCGCCGATGGCCTGGTGGCGGTGGCCGCGGGCGCGGGTGGGCATGCGGGCGTGAAGAGCCCCTTTGCGCTGGTCCAGGAAATCCGCCAGTGGTTCGACGGCCCGGTGGCCCTGTCGGGCAGCATCGCCACCGGCGGCGCGGTGCTGGCGGCCCAGGCCATGGGCGCGGACTTCGCCTACATCGGCAGCGCCTTCATCGCCACCGACGAAGCGCGGGCCAGCGACGCCTACAAGCAATGCATCGTGGACAGCAACAGCGACGACATCGTCTACAGCAACCTGTTCACCGGCGTGCACGGCAACTACCTCAAGCCCAGCATCCGCAACGCCGGCATGGACCCGGAAAACCTGCCCGAAAGCGACCCCAGCAAGATGAGCTTCGGCGGCGACGCCAAGAAAGCCTGGAAGGACATCTGGGGCTGCGGCCAGGGCATTGGCGTGGTGGACAAGGTGCAGCCGGCAGCCGATTTCGTGGCGCGCCTGGCGCGCGAGTACCGCGAGGCCAAGGCGCGCTTGTGCGGCGCTTGA
- a CDS encoding electron transfer flavoprotein, beta subunit (PFAM: Electron transfer flavoprotein domain), with protein MKVLVPVKRVVDYNVKVRVKSDGTGVDIANVKMSMNPFDEIAVEEAVRLKEKGVVTEVIAVSCGVTQCQETLRTAMAIGADRAILVETDAELQPLAVAKLLKALVDKEQPGLVILGKQAIDDDCNQTGQMLAALADLPQGTFASKVEVVDGKVNVTREVDGGLETVKLSLPAVITTDLRLNEPRYVTLPNIMKAKKKTLEVIKPDALGVDVTPHLKTLKVAEPAKRGAGVKVADVAALVAKLKNEAKVI; from the coding sequence ATGAAGGTATTGGTCCCGGTGAAACGTGTCGTTGACTACAACGTCAAGGTCCGCGTGAAGTCAGACGGCACGGGCGTGGACATCGCCAACGTGAAGATGAGCATGAACCCCTTCGACGAGATCGCGGTCGAAGAGGCGGTGCGCCTGAAGGAGAAGGGCGTCGTCACCGAGGTCATCGCCGTGTCCTGCGGCGTCACCCAGTGCCAGGAAACCCTGCGCACGGCCATGGCCATCGGCGCCGACCGCGCCATCCTGGTGGAAACCGACGCGGAACTGCAGCCCCTGGCCGTGGCCAAGCTGCTGAAGGCCCTGGTGGACAAGGAACAGCCCGGCCTGGTCATCCTGGGCAAGCAGGCCATCGACGACGACTGCAACCAGACAGGCCAGATGCTGGCCGCGCTGGCCGACCTGCCGCAGGGCACCTTCGCCAGCAAGGTGGAAGTGGTGGATGGCAAGGTCAACGTCACCCGTGAAGTGGACGGGGGCCTGGAAACCGTGAAGCTGTCCTTGCCGGCGGTGATCACCACCGACCTGCGCCTGAACGAGCCGCGCTACGTCACGCTGCCCAACATCATGAAGGCGAAGAAGAAGACGCTTGAAGTCATCAAGCCGGATGCCCTGGGCGTGGACGTGACGCCGCACCTGAAGACGCTGAAGGTGGCCGAGCCCGCCAAGCGCGGCGCTGGCGTGAAGGTGGCGGACGTGGCCGCCCTGGTGGCGAAGCTGAAGAACGAAGCAAAGGTGATCTGA
- a CDS encoding acyl-CoA dehydrogenase (PFAM: Acyl-CoA dehydrogenase N terminal; Acyl-CoA dehydrogenase, C-terminal domain; Acyl-CoA dehydrogenase, middle domain; Acyl-CoA dehydrogenase, N-terminal domain), whose product MTYRAPVKDMLFVMKELANIAAVAQLPGHEEAGLDTAAAVLEECAKFNENVVAPLNWEGDKYPSSFHDGKVTTTPGFKEAFSQFAAGGWQGLQHPGDFGGQGLPKLINAACIEMLNSANMSFALCPLLTDGAIEALLTAGTDEQKATYIQPMIEGRWTGTMNLTEPQAGSDLAAVRSRAEPQPDGSYKLFGTKIFITYGEHDMAENIVHLVLARVTGAPAGVKGISLFICPKFMVNPDGSLGARNDVHCVSIEHKLGIKASPTAVLQYGDNGGAVGYLIGQENRGLEYMFIMMNAARYAVGMQGIAVAERAYQKAVAYARDRVQSRPVDGSLPAAGAIIHHPDIRRMLMTMRALTEGCRAMALVGAAAYDAAHSHPDAGARAQNQAFYEYLVPLIKGYSTEMSLDVASLGVQVHGGMGFIEETGAAQYLRDAKILTIYEGTTAIQANDLVGRKTARDGGATPKAIAAQMEVTLGELKAGSPAAQAYATRLDAARRAFLDVVDFVSGGAKASPNAVFAGSVPYLMLAGNVVAGWQMGRALLAAEKALAAGEDVEFMKAKIATARFYADHILTKVPGLRDSIVEGAESVTELSLEAF is encoded by the coding sequence ATGACTTACCGCGCCCCCGTCAAGGACATGCTGTTCGTGATGAAGGAACTGGCCAACATCGCCGCCGTGGCCCAGCTGCCCGGCCACGAAGAAGCCGGCCTGGACACCGCCGCCGCGGTGCTGGAGGAATGCGCCAAGTTCAACGAGAACGTGGTGGCGCCGCTGAATTGGGAAGGCGACAAATACCCCAGCAGCTTCCATGACGGCAAGGTCACCACCACGCCCGGCTTCAAGGAAGCGTTCAGCCAGTTTGCGGCCGGCGGCTGGCAGGGCCTGCAGCACCCGGGCGACTTCGGTGGCCAGGGCCTGCCCAAGCTGATCAATGCGGCCTGCATTGAAATGCTCAACAGCGCCAACATGAGCTTCGCGCTGTGTCCGTTGCTGACCGACGGTGCCATCGAAGCCTTGCTCACGGCCGGCACCGACGAACAGAAGGCCACCTACATCCAGCCCATGATCGAAGGCCGCTGGACCGGCACCATGAACCTGACCGAGCCGCAGGCCGGCAGCGACCTGGCGGCGGTGCGCTCCCGTGCCGAGCCGCAGCCCGACGGCAGTTACAAGCTTTTCGGCACCAAGATCTTCATCACCTACGGTGAGCACGACATGGCCGAGAACATCGTCCACCTGGTGCTGGCCCGCGTAACCGGCGCCCCGGCGGGTGTGAAGGGCATCAGCCTGTTCATCTGCCCGAAATTCATGGTGAACCCCGACGGCAGCCTGGGTGCTCGCAACGACGTGCATTGCGTGAGCATCGAGCACAAGCTGGGCATCAAGGCCAGCCCCACGGCCGTGCTGCAGTACGGCGACAACGGTGGCGCCGTGGGCTACCTGATCGGCCAGGAGAACCGCGGCCTGGAGTACATGTTCATCATGATGAACGCCGCACGCTACGCGGTGGGCATGCAGGGCATTGCGGTGGCCGAGCGGGCCTACCAGAAGGCCGTGGCCTACGCGCGCGACCGGGTGCAAAGCCGCCCGGTGGACGGCTCGCTGCCCGCGGCTGGCGCCATCATCCACCACCCCGACATCCGCCGCATGCTGATGACCATGCGCGCACTGACCGAAGGCTGCCGCGCCATGGCCCTGGTGGGCGCCGCGGCCTACGACGCCGCCCACTCGCACCCGGACGCCGGCGCGCGGGCGCAGAACCAGGCCTTCTACGAATACCTGGTGCCGTTGATCAAGGGCTATTCCACCGAGATGAGCCTGGACGTGGCCAGCCTGGGTGTGCAGGTGCACGGCGGCATGGGCTTCATCGAAGAAACCGGCGCGGCGCAGTACCTGCGCGACGCCAAGATCCTGACCATCTACGAAGGCACCACCGCCATCCAGGCCAACGACCTGGTGGGCCGCAAGACCGCGCGCGACGGCGGCGCCACGCCCAAGGCCATTGCCGCGCAGATGGAAGTGACCCTCGGCGAACTGAAGGCCGGCAGTCCCGCCGCCCAGGCCTATGCCACGCGCCTGGACGCGGCCCGCCGCGCCTTCCTGGACGTGGTGGACTTCGTGTCCGGCGGCGCCAAGGCCAGCCCGAACGCGGTGTTCGCCGGCTCGGTGCCCTACCTGATGCTGGCCGGCAACGTGGTGGCCGGCTGGCAGATGGGCCGCGCCTTGCTGGCGGCCGAAAAGGCCCTGGCCGCGGGTGAGGATGTCGAATTCATGAAGGCCAAGATCGCGACCGCGCGTTTCTACGCCGACCACATCCTCACCAAGGTGCCGGGGCTGCGCGACAGCATCGTCGAAGGCGCAGAGTCCGTCACCGAACTGTCCCTGGAGGCTTTCTGA
- a CDS encoding ABC-type dipeptide transport system, periplasmic component (PFAM: Bacterial extracellular solute-binding proteins, family 5 Middle), with protein MKSKALLAALTLAGSAVLLPAQAATLRWAAQNDILTMDPHSQNHATTLAILMHAYEGLTRYGPNHVVEPALATKWTYLTPTQVRFDLRKGVKFHDGTPFTADDVLFSFGRIKQPQGTLQTYVAGVADIKKVDDHTVDFVLAGPNPVLLRSLTDFRIMSKLWSEKNRTTNVQDYKAKEENFASRNVMGTGPYKITAWVPDQRVTMSINKDWWDKHGNNVDEVIYTPIKSDPTRVAALIAGDVDLLTDLPPQDVARLRGDSKLKVVDGPEVRTIFFSLDQGSDELKYSSVKGKNPFKDKRVREALSLALDREAIKRNTMRGSSIPAGIMVAPGVNGNTPDIDVAPKADPDRAKKLLAEAGYPEGFEFQLNCPNNRYVNDEEICQNAVAMWARIGLKVKLVAEPMSTFSQKFQNFDTSMFMLGWGVATFDAQYTLQALIRTRASGPDGNFNFVKLSDAKVDQLVDAMKTETDVPKRNGLIREALLRVRDEYLYIPIHHQMRPWAMKQGVSTMHRSDDRPEARFTSVK; from the coding sequence ATGAAGTCGAAGGCGTTGTTGGCCGCCCTCACCCTGGCCGGTTCGGCCGTGCTGCTGCCGGCCCAGGCCGCCACCCTGCGCTGGGCGGCGCAGAACGACATCCTGACGATGGACCCGCATTCTCAGAACCATGCCACCACGCTGGCCATCCTGATGCACGCCTACGAGGGCCTCACCCGTTACGGCCCCAACCACGTGGTGGAGCCGGCGCTGGCCACGAAGTGGACCTACCTCACGCCCACCCAGGTGCGCTTCGACCTGCGCAAGGGCGTGAAATTCCACGACGGCACGCCTTTCACCGCCGACGACGTGCTGTTCTCCTTTGGCCGCATCAAGCAGCCGCAGGGCACGCTGCAGACCTACGTGGCCGGCGTGGCCGACATCAAGAAGGTGGACGACCACACCGTGGACTTCGTCCTGGCCGGCCCCAACCCGGTGCTCCTGCGCAGCCTGACCGACTTCCGCATCATGAGCAAACTGTGGTCCGAGAAGAACCGCACCACCAACGTGCAGGACTACAAGGCCAAGGAAGAGAACTTCGCCTCGCGCAACGTGATGGGCACCGGGCCCTACAAGATCACCGCCTGGGTGCCCGACCAGCGCGTCACCATGTCGATCAACAAGGACTGGTGGGACAAGCATGGCAACAACGTCGATGAGGTGATCTACACCCCGATCAAGAGCGACCCCACCCGCGTGGCCGCACTGATCGCCGGCGACGTGGACCTGCTCACCGACCTGCCACCGCAGGACGTGGCGCGGCTGCGCGGCGACAGCAAGCTGAAGGTGGTGGACGGCCCCGAGGTGCGCACCATCTTCTTCAGCCTGGACCAGGGCAGCGACGAACTGAAGTACAGCAGCGTGAAGGGCAAGAACCCCTTCAAGGACAAGCGCGTGCGCGAAGCCCTGTCGCTGGCCCTGGACCGCGAAGCCATCAAGCGCAACACCATGCGCGGCAGTTCCATCCCGGCCGGCATCATGGTGGCGCCGGGGGTGAACGGCAACACGCCTGATATCGATGTGGCGCCCAAGGCCGACCCGGACCGCGCCAAGAAGCTGTTGGCCGAGGCCGGCTACCCCGAGGGTTTCGAGTTCCAGCTGAACTGCCCGAACAACCGCTATGTGAACGACGAGGAAATCTGCCAGAACGCGGTGGCCATGTGGGCGCGCATCGGCCTGAAGGTGAAGCTGGTGGCCGAGCCCATGTCCACCTTCAGCCAGAAGTTCCAGAACTTCGACACCTCCATGTTCATGCTGGGCTGGGGCGTGGCCACCTTCGATGCGCAGTACACGCTGCAGGCGCTGATCCGCACCCGTGCCAGCGGGCCGGACGGCAACTTCAATTTCGTGAAGTTGTCGGACGCCAAGGTCGACCAGTTGGTGGACGCGATGAAAACCGAAACCGACGTTCCCAAGCGCAACGGCCTCATCCGCGAAGCGCTGCTGCGCGTGCGGGACGAATACCTTTACATCCCCATCCACCACCAGATGCGGCCGTGGGCGATGAAGCAGGGGGTGAGCACCATGCACCGCTCCGATGATCGCCCCGAGGCGCGCTTCACATCGGTGAAGTAG
- a CDS encoding electron transfer flavoprotein, alpha subunit (PFAM: Electron transfer flavoprotein domain; Electron transfer flavoprotein FAD-binding domain) has protein sequence MSVLVIAEHDHGALKGATFNTVSAALACGGDVHVLVAGHNAGGAAQAAAQIAGVAKVLLADSAALAEQLAENVGAQVLAVAGNYSHLLFPTTAHGKNVAPRVAAKLDVAQISDITKVIAADTFERPIYAGNAIATVQSADKVKVVTVRTTGFDPAAATGGSAAVENLAAVADSGKSSFVGSEIAKSDRPELTAAKIIVSGGRAMGSSEKFNEVLTPLADKLGAALGASRAAVDAGYAPNDWQVGQTGKIVAPQLYVACGISGAIQHLAGMKDSKVIVAINKDPEAPIFSVADYGLEADLFVAVPELVKSL, from the coding sequence ATGTCCGTCCTCGTCATTGCCGAACACGACCACGGCGCCCTGAAGGGCGCCACCTTCAACACCGTTTCCGCGGCGCTGGCCTGCGGCGGCGATGTGCATGTGCTGGTGGCCGGCCACAACGCTGGCGGCGCGGCCCAGGCCGCGGCGCAAATTGCCGGCGTGGCCAAGGTGCTGCTGGCCGACAGCGCGGCGCTGGCCGAACAACTGGCCGAAAACGTTGGCGCGCAGGTCCTTGCCGTGGCCGGCAACTACAGCCACCTGCTGTTCCCCACCACCGCCCATGGCAAGAACGTGGCCCCGCGCGTCGCCGCCAAGCTGGACGTGGCGCAGATCAGCGACATCACCAAGGTGATCGCCGCCGACACCTTCGAGCGCCCCATCTACGCCGGCAACGCCATCGCCACCGTGCAGAGCGCGGACAAGGTGAAGGTGGTCACGGTTCGCACCACCGGTTTCGACCCGGCCGCCGCCACGGGCGGCAGCGCCGCGGTGGAAAACCTGGCGGCGGTGGCCGACAGCGGCAAAAGCAGCTTCGTGGGCAGCGAGATCGCCAAGAGCGACCGTCCCGAACTGACCGCGGCCAAGATCATCGTCAGCGGTGGTCGCGCCATGGGCAGCAGCGAGAAGTTCAATGAAGTGCTCACGCCCCTGGCTGACAAGCTGGGCGCCGCCTTGGGCGCCAGCCGCGCCGCCGTGGACGCCGGCTACGCGCCCAACGACTGGCAGGTGGGGCAGACCGGCAAGATCGTGGCGCCCCAGTTGTACGTGGCCTGCGGCATTTCAGGTGCCATCCAGCACCTGGCCGGCATGAAGGACAGCAAGGTCATCGTGGCCATCAACAAGGACCCTGAGGCGCCCATCTTCAGCGTGGCCGACTACGGGTTGGAGGCCGACCTGTTCGTTGCTGTGCCTGAGTTGGTGAAGTCGCTGTAA
- a CDS encoding hypothetical protein (manually curated) translates to MAPPPRTTTVWLHADAPPKPPEGQPCNGCGLCCAAEPCPLGAVASLRWQGRCRLLAWNAASRRYRCGALAATRPGGWPHRLLRRWIAAGAGCDCSLQTSAVAPPPPQEPPPFPPAG, encoded by the coding sequence ATGGCCCCACCGCCCCGCACCACCACCGTCTGGCTGCACGCCGACGCCCCGCCCAAGCCGCCTGAAGGCCAGCCTTGCAACGGCTGCGGCCTGTGCTGCGCGGCCGAGCCCTGCCCGCTGGGCGCAGTGGCCTCGCTGCGCTGGCAGGGGCGCTGCCGCCTGCTGGCATGGAACGCTGCCAGCCGCCGCTACCGCTGCGGGGCCCTGGCCGCGACACGGCCGGGCGGCTGGCCCCACCGCCTGTTGCGGCGCTGGATCGCCGCCGGCGCTGGCTGTGACTGCAGCCTGCAAACAAGCGCTGTCGCGCCCCCTCCCCCGCAAGAGCCACCCCCTTTTCCCCCCGCCGGGTGA
- a CDS encoding RHS repeat-associated core domain protein (PFAM: RHS protein; RHS Repeat~TIGRFAM: RHS repeat-associated core domain; YD repeat (two copies)) encodes MSDNTPSSLWPPANAANTWDRSRAQSEQILNQLVQDHPNTGTVLFATLMHTSMELGSGMVDTLRVGTAVAERGLAGLGQDALRLLGLPFAGGQVAKMGVGAIKSAATAVKPALSAAAQVVNRSSSLPQQAVKAITECPLAQKAAALAAKAKAALGKDIFGRPTPKASELCTRGCPISMITGEEVLTRDDFTWPGPLPLTWTRTYRSSGSGVDVQLGHGWLTPLDEWLELGADEATYHDSEGRRISLPLPTPGESSFNLPEQLRLQQVTDGFLLHPAQGPQRFFQGQHGRLNLAGWRNDGGHRIDLVRDGRGQVLALQASWGRALLVQRVGRRIQALVPAKPVNGRLQPVAAPLVRHEFDENGDLRAALNRLDEGERYAYDQHLIVQRTLASGFNFHFEWDRPGPRAQCRRNWGDGGVYDYHFEWLAGGVSRAIDSRGGVTEFHHSPGGQLLRETSPEGHVTRYDHGANGLLAAVTDPQGGITRYEHDALGRLLAVTDALGHTQRLAWDEASRPTRLSDALGQTWQRQYDEQGRLALVKNPAGGSTQFAYNEQGLLAEVQNPVGQTRRLLWDEQARLVGEVGFDGLRRRFQYDDEDRIIAVVTQDQRSTRYEHDPLGRVVAVTTADGATLKLRYDAAGQVTQVTQPDGRITEYRYADGLGQVTERVDPAGHTLRYRYDSQRNLVALVNGKGETHRFVWDKDERLVAQTGVDGRQQRYQFSPAGHLLGHAERGPQDPSDAAWHITRFERDALGQVQRQTAPDGAVTEFSHDAAGRLAMASNAHCSLVRSHSPLGQVASEWQNGQELRHEHDAAGRRVATTTPQGDVIRYRYNERGHLAQLLLNKQPVTRHQYNDFGEETRRQQGALASQFEYDPLGRLQRQLTRRDDAPGLVLARAYGHDTAGRLAAVEDFRAGRTDYHYDPADRLLQVDGAVPERFVHDPANNLVGLADSRGGQPGRVEANRLRLLGDRHYDYDGAGNRVQQRRGTGGQQVTRYHYDGSNRLVQVDTPQGSSHYRYDPLGRRIAKLTPEGETRFLYDGARLLCETGPQRDSVYLYEPEGFRPLARCDRQAGVKQLLYYHLDHLGTPREMTDAQGRVVWSARYRAYGALALADVTLVDNPLRFQGQYHDVETGLHYNLHRYYDPECGSFIHQDPIGLAGGENLYRYAANPVGWVDPLGLTACGEGIGTAGESPLLLPAPRQIEAAWGASEYRHGGLMTGIEHIMYRHGPNSGFANVGRYAQGTRISDISEYVDSALRYGSVTRTGANAYTVEYNLGRSIGTDISGSAASSIRVHVRDGIIQTAFPI; translated from the coding sequence ATGAGCGACAACACCCCGTCTTCCCTCTGGCCCCCGGCGAACGCGGCCAACACCTGGGACCGCAGCCGCGCCCAGAGCGAACAGATCCTGAACCAACTGGTGCAGGACCACCCGAACACCGGCACCGTGCTGTTCGCCACCCTGATGCACACCAGCATGGAACTGGGCAGCGGCATGGTGGACACCTTGCGCGTGGGCACCGCCGTGGCCGAACGCGGCCTGGCCGGCCTGGGCCAGGACGCATTGCGCCTGCTGGGCCTGCCATTCGCCGGTGGCCAGGTGGCCAAGATGGGCGTAGGCGCCATCAAAAGCGCCGCCACCGCGGTCAAACCCGCGCTGAGCGCCGCTGCGCAAGTGGTGAACCGCAGTTCCAGCCTGCCGCAGCAGGCGGTGAAGGCCATCACCGAATGCCCGCTGGCGCAGAAGGCCGCCGCGCTGGCAGCCAAAGCCAAGGCCGCCCTGGGCAAGGACATCTTCGGCCGCCCCACGCCCAAGGCCAGCGAGCTGTGCACGCGTGGCTGCCCCATCAGCATGATCACCGGCGAAGAGGTGCTCACGCGGGACGACTTCACCTGGCCCGGCCCGCTGCCGCTGACCTGGACCCGAACCTACCGCAGCAGCGGCTCCGGCGTGGACGTTCAGCTCGGCCACGGCTGGCTGACGCCGCTGGACGAATGGCTGGAGCTGGGCGCCGACGAAGCCACCTACCATGACAGCGAAGGCCGGCGCATCAGCCTGCCGCTGCCCACACCGGGCGAGAGCAGCTTCAACCTGCCCGAACAACTGCGGCTGCAGCAGGTGACCGACGGCTTCCTGTTGCACCCGGCACAAGGCCCCCAGCGCTTCTTCCAAGGCCAACACGGCCGTTTGAACCTGGCCGGCTGGCGCAACGATGGCGGCCACCGCATCGACCTGGTGCGGGATGGCCGCGGCCAGGTGCTGGCCCTGCAGGCCAGCTGGGGCCGGGCCCTGCTGGTGCAGCGTGTGGGCCGGCGCATCCAGGCCCTGGTGCCGGCCAAGCCGGTGAACGGCCGCCTGCAGCCCGTGGCCGCGCCGCTGGTGCGCCATGAATTTGACGAGAACGGCGACCTGCGCGCCGCGCTCAACCGCCTGGACGAGGGCGAGCGCTACGCCTACGACCAGCACCTGATCGTCCAGCGCACGCTGGCCTCGGGCTTCAACTTCCATTTCGAATGGGACCGGCCCGGGCCCCGGGCCCAATGCAGGCGCAATTGGGGCGACGGCGGCGTCTACGACTACCACTTCGAATGGCTGGCCGGCGGTGTCAGCCGGGCCATCGATTCACGCGGGGGTGTCACCGAGTTCCACCACAGCCCCGGCGGCCAGTTGCTGCGCGAAACCAGCCCCGAAGGCCATGTCACCCGCTACGACCACGGCGCCAACGGCCTGCTGGCCGCGGTGACCGACCCGCAAGGCGGCATCACCCGCTACGAACACGACGCCCTGGGCCGGCTGCTGGCCGTGACCGACGCCCTGGGCCACACCCAGCGCCTGGCCTGGGACGAGGCCAGCCGACCCACGCGACTGAGCGACGCGCTGGGCCAGACCTGGCAGCGCCAGTACGACGAACAGGGCCGGCTGGCGCTGGTGAAGAACCCGGCCGGCGGCAGCACCCAATTCGCCTACAACGAACAAGGCCTGCTGGCCGAGGTGCAGAACCCGGTCGGCCAGACCCGCCGCCTGCTGTGGGACGAACAGGCCCGCCTGGTGGGCGAGGTGGGCTTCGACGGCCTGCGCCGCCGCTTCCAGTACGACGACGAAGACCGCATCATCGCTGTCGTCACCCAGGACCAGCGCAGCACCCGCTACGAACACGACCCGCTGGGCCGCGTGGTGGCGGTCACCACCGCCGATGGCGCCACGCTGAAGCTGCGCTACGACGCGGCCGGCCAGGTGACCCAGGTCACCCAGCCCGATGGACGGATCACCGAATACCGCTACGCCGACGGCCTGGGCCAGGTGACGGAACGTGTGGACCCGGCCGGCCACACCCTGCGCTACCGGTACGACAGCCAGCGCAACCTGGTGGCCCTGGTGAACGGCAAGGGTGAAACCCACCGCTTCGTGTGGGACAAGGACGAGCGACTGGTGGCGCAGACCGGTGTGGACGGCCGGCAGCAGCGCTACCAATTCAGCCCGGCCGGCCACCTGCTGGGCCACGCCGAACGCGGGCCGCAAGACCCGAGCGACGCCGCCTGGCACATCACTCGTTTCGAGCGCGATGCCTTGGGCCAGGTGCAGCGCCAGACCGCCCCCGATGGCGCCGTCACCGAGTTCAGCCACGACGCCGCAGGCCGCCTGGCCATGGCCAGCAACGCCCATTGCAGCCTGGTGCGCAGCCACAGCCCGTTGGGCCAGGTGGCCAGCGAATGGCAGAACGGCCAGGAACTGCGCCACGAGCACGACGCCGCGGGCCGCCGCGTGGCCACCACCACGCCGCAGGGCGATGTCATCCGCTACCGCTACAACGAGCGCGGCCATCTGGCGCAACTGCTTCTGAACAAGCAGCCGGTGACGCGCCACCAGTACAACGACTTCGGCGAAGAAACCCGGCGTCAGCAGGGTGCGCTGGCCAGCCAGTTCGAGTACGACCCGCTGGGCCGCCTGCAGCGCCAGCTGACGCGGCGCGATGACGCTCCGGGCCTGGTGCTGGCCCGCGCCTACGGACATGACACCGCCGGCCGGCTGGCCGCGGTGGAAGACTTCCGCGCCGGCCGCACCGACTACCACTACGACCCGGCCGACCGCCTGCTGCAGGTGGACGGCGCGGTGCCCGAGCGCTTCGTGCACGACCCGGCGAACAACCTGGTGGGCCTGGCCGACAGCCGCGGTGGGCAGCCCGGCCGCGTGGAAGCCAACCGCCTGCGCCTGCTGGGCGACCGCCACTACGACTACGACGGCGCCGGCAACCGCGTGCAGCAGCGCCGCGGCACCGGCGGGCAGCAGGTCACGCGCTACCACTATGACGGATCAAATCGCCTGGTGCAGGTGGACACGCCGCAGGGCAGCAGCCACTACCGCTACGACCCGCTGGGGCGGCGCATCGCCAAGCTCACGCCCGAGGGCGAAACGCGCTTCCTTTACGACGGGGCGCGCCTGTTGTGCGAAACCGGCCCGCAGCGCGACAGCGTGTACCTGTATGAACCCGAAGGCTTCCGCCCGCTGGCGCGCTGCGACCGCCAAGCCGGCGTGAAGCAACTGCTGTACTACCACCTGGACCACCTGGGCACCCCGCGGGAGATGACCGATGCGCAGGGCCGCGTGGTCTGGTCAGCCCGCTACCGTGCCTATGGCGCGCTGGCCCTGGCCGACGTGACCCTGGTGGACAACCCGCTGCGCTTCCAGGGCCAGTACCACGACGTCGAGACCGGTCTTCACTACAACCTGCACCGCTACTACGATCCCGAGTGCGGCAGCTTCATCCACCAGGACCCGATCGGGCTGGCGGGCGGGGAGAACCTGTACCGGTATGCGGCGAATCCGGTGGGGTGGGTGGATCCACTAGGACTGACAGCATGTGGCGAAGGCATTGGAACTGCTGGGGAATCGCCTTTGTTGCTTCCAGCGCCGCGCCAGATTGAAGCCGCCTGGGGAGCAAGTGAATATCGTCACGGTGGCTTGATGACGGGCATCGAGCACATCATGTATCGGCACGGGCCAAACTCCGGCTTTGCGAACGTAGGACGTTACGCTCAAGGTACGCGAATCTCCGACATAAGTGAGTATGTCGATTCGGCACTTCGATATGGAAGCGTCACGAGGACAGGGGCGAATGCATATACGGTCGAATACAACCTTGGCAGATCAATTGGCACTGACATCTCGGGAAGCGCGGCATCCAGCATCCGTGTGCATGTTCGAGATGGAATCATTCAAACCGCATTTCCGATCTGA